In the Penaeus chinensis breed Huanghai No. 1 chromosome 31, ASM1920278v2, whole genome shotgun sequence genome, one interval contains:
- the LOC125041773 gene encoding uncharacterized protein LOC125041773 isoform X2, protein MTQVQVNVEYGFNLCLRSPDEKTDPRVCPRDNHRDHYICSVTVVHNPNQIASLDVVPVVEDDDDIKCERRRSVDEELVVPVRAPCLGCPQAAPLNDPTILEIADFALKEYDRASNEDDLHMILRLVKAQTQVVAGVKYYLTIELAETHCKKQLTGVDVNRTFCPQDVTEETEICDLHVVDQPWVPSRDLVASQCYDKDDYPTSTQDEFIVPVALGTGLGASPSVGTTFRTSPPTHSGQKPLEINPQTLEIARLVVAEYNRREDDDEYYKFVKLHEASSQNVGGTMYRVVVELAETNCHKLDPTLGNGEHCIINPSEDHEVCKAEVLVQPGAPAPGNQRLVSFTCDDLDDYLRETLMPTLSSVHLMDHPFLNLLQGKTNIPGAQPLALNDSKVHEAAAFVVEQYNLRGDEDELYVLTDIVSANLQQTQGITYLLEVELAETHCKKYLPIADPSRCVLDHSEEREICQAEVTMPSAPGQAKQLTKLYCDERDDYYLNKIRGKIIQKSGVDPSTFRTGAPGGQWIDMDVNDKSLKKLGIKIADEFDFRSDEDNLFIYQKALKARKQVTSGVRYHVMVELVETICPKYKRRINKARCAPDIGEDHMICEAIVMVQPWLDRQDVMNLHCTEKEHYHDGDESFEVNLPSVHPTAHARPVFRSQFLVRDSIESEESNERFYEPSGRTNIHRHDSDEDDSDELPSFRGKRRALGGPGGLSLVDVNDSGVQENAKFAISSVDSLSDDPFARNVEVLEAHKQVVAGLNWHLKLRVYWTTCKKGEQVNIDACEKDTERPSTICNAVVYEKPWMSFKKVSEMKCTPENVKQ, encoded by the exons ATGACCCAGGTGCAGGTGAATGTAGAGTATGGTTTCAACCTTTGCTTGAGATCTCCTGATGAGAAGACTGACCCCAGGGTTTGCCCACGTGACAACCATCGTGACCACTACATATGCTCAGTGACTGTTGTTCACAATCCTAACCAGATTGCCAGTCTtgatgttgttcctgttgttgaggatgatgatgacatcaAGTGTGAGAGAAGG CGAAGTGTTGATGAAGAACTGGTAGTGCCTGTACGTGCTCCTTGCCTGGGTTGTCCTCAAGCCGCCCCTCTCAATGACCCAACCATTTTGGAGATTGCAGACTTTGCTTTGAAGGAATATGACAGAGCCTCAAATGAGGATGATCTGCACATGATTCTTAGACTTGTCAAGGCCCAGACTCAG GTGGTAGCTGGTGTGAAATACTATCTTACCATTGAGCTTGCTGAGACACACTGTAAGAAACAGCTGACTGGTGTTGATGTGAACCGCACCTTCTGCCCTCAAGATGTAACTGAAGAGACAGAGATCTGTGATCTCCATGTGGTAGATCAACCATGGGTTCCCTCACGTGACCTTGTAGCCTCACA ATGTTATGATAAAGATGACTACCCAACTTCCACCCAAGATGAGTTCATTGTCCCTGTGGCACTGGGAACGGGTCTTGGTGCATCACCCTCTGTAGGCACTACATTCAGGACAAGTCCTCCAACACACAGTGGTCAGAAACCATTAGAAATCAATCCACAAACACTTGAAATCGCCAGATTGGTTGTGGCAGAATACAACAGacgagaagatgatgatgagtattacAAATTTGTCAAGCTCCACGAGGCATCTTCACAG AATGTAGGAGGAACCATGTATCGTGTGGTAGTTGAGTTGGCTGAGACCAATTGCCACAAGCTGGACCCAACTCTAGGCAATGGAGAACACTGTATCATTAATCCCTCAGAAGATCATGAG GTGTGCAAAGCTGAAGTGCTTGTCCAGCCAGGTGCTCCAGCACCTGGGAACCAGAGGCTGGTTTCCTTTACCTGTGATGATTTAGATGACTATTTGAGGGAG ACGCTGATGCCAACCTTGAGTTCAGTTCACCTGATGGATCATCCATTCTTGAACCTCCTACAAGGCAAAACAAACATTCCTGGAGCTCAGCCTTTGGCCCTCAATGACTCAAAGGTGCATGAAgctgctgcttttgttgttgaGCAATATAACCTTCGTGGGGATGAGGATGAACTTTATGTGCTGACTGATATTGTCAGTGCCAACTTGCAG CAGACACAGGGAATCACATACCTTCTAGAAGTTGAATTGGCTGAGACTCACTGCAAGAAGTACTTGCCTATTGCTGACCCAAGTCGCTGTGTGCTTGACCatagtgaagagagggagatatgccAGGCTGAGGTCACAATGCCTTCAGCTCCTGGTCAGGCAAAACAGCTCACAAAACTGTACTGTGATGAGCGAGATGACTACTATCTCAACAAAATCAgag GAAAGATTATCCAGAAGAGTGGTGTTGATCCTTCAACATTTAGAACAG GTGCTCCAGGTGGACAGTGGATTGATATGGATGTGAATGATAAGAGCCTCAAAAAACTGGGAATTAAGATTGCAGATGAATTTGATTTTAGGTCAGACGAGGACAATCTGTTCATTTACCAGAAGGCACTCAAAGCACGCAAGCAG GTGACTTCAGGTGTGAGGTACCATGTGATGGTTGAATTGGTGGAGACAATCTGCCCCAAGTATAAGAGGCGTATCAACAAGGCTCGCTGTGCTCCAGATATTGGTGAAGATCACATG ATCTGCGAAGCCATTGTGATGGTTCAGCCATGGCTTGACAGACAGGATGTTATGAACCTCCATTGTACTGAGAAAGAGCACTACCATGATGGCGACGAGTCCTTTGAGGTCAATTTACCCAGTGTCCACCCAACTGCCCATGCTCGCCCAGTCTTCAGGTCCCAATTCTTGGTGCGAGACAGTATCGAGAGTGAGGAGAGCAATGAG CGTTTCTACGAGCCCTCTGGACGCACAAACATTCACCGACATGACTCTGATGAAGATGACTCTGACGAGTTACCGAGCTTCAGGGGCAAGAGAAGGGCACTTGGAGGACCAGGTGGACTTTCTCTTGTTGATGTTAATGACAGTGGGGTCCAGGAAAATGCTAAATTTGCAATTTCATCCGTGGATTCTCTTTCCGATGATCCTTTTGCTAGAAATGTTGAAGTATTGGAGGCTCACAAGCAG GTTGTTGCTGGTCTAAACTGGCACCTCAAACTCAGGGTATACTGGACCACATGCAAAAAGGGGGAGCAAGTTAACATAGATGCTTGTGAAAAGGACACAGAGAGACCAAGTACCATCTGCAATGCTGTTGTTTATGAGAAACCTTGGATGAGTTTCAAGAAAGTGTCTGAAATGAAATGCACACCAGAAAATGTGAAACAGTAA
- the LOC125041773 gene encoding uncharacterized protein LOC125041773 isoform X1 codes for MTQVQVNVEYGFNLCLRSPDEKTDPRVCPRDNHRDHYICSVTVVHNPNQIASLDVVPVVEDDDDIKCERRRSVDEELVVPVRAPCLGCPQAAPLNDPTILEIADFALKEYDRASNEDDLHMILRLVKAQTQVVAGVKYYLTIELAETHCKKQLTGVDVNRTFCPQDVTEETEICDLHVVDQPWVPSRDLVASQCYDKDDYPTSTQDEFIVPVALGTGLGASPSVGTTFRTSPPTHSGQKPLEINPQTLEIARLVVAEYNRREDDDEYYKFVKLHEASSQNVGGTMYRVVVELAETNCHKLDPTLGNGEHCIINPSEDHEVCKAEVLVQPGAPAPGNQRLVSFTCDDLDDYLRETLMPTLSSVHLMDHPFLNLLQGKTNIPGAQPLALNDSKVHEAAAFVVEQYNLRGDEDELYVLTDIVSANLQQTQGITYLLEVELAETHCKKYLPIADPSRCVLDHSEEREICQAEVTMPSAPGQAKQLTKLYCDERDDYYLNKIRGKIIQKSGVDPSTFRTGAPGGQWIDMDVNDKSLKKLGIKIADEFDFRSDEDNLFIYQKALKARKQVTSGVRYHVMVELVETICPKYKRRINKARCAPDIGEDHMICEAIVMVQPWLDRQDVMNLHCTEKEHYHDGDESFEVNLPSVHPTAHARPVFRSQFLVRDSIESEESNERFYDPSGRTTFGSDESFEDDSDELTQHGGAKRFYEPSGRTNIHRHDSDEDDSDELPSFRGKRRALGGPGGLSLVDVNDSGVQENAKFAISSVDSLSDDPFARNVEVLEAHKQVVAGLNWHLKLRVYWTTCKKGEQVNIDACEKDTERPSTICNAVVYEKPWMSFKKVSEMKCTPENVKQ; via the exons ATGACCCAGGTGCAGGTGAATGTAGAGTATGGTTTCAACCTTTGCTTGAGATCTCCTGATGAGAAGACTGACCCCAGGGTTTGCCCACGTGACAACCATCGTGACCACTACATATGCTCAGTGACTGTTGTTCACAATCCTAACCAGATTGCCAGTCTtgatgttgttcctgttgttgaggatgatgatgacatcaAGTGTGAGAGAAGG CGAAGTGTTGATGAAGAACTGGTAGTGCCTGTACGTGCTCCTTGCCTGGGTTGTCCTCAAGCCGCCCCTCTCAATGACCCAACCATTTTGGAGATTGCAGACTTTGCTTTGAAGGAATATGACAGAGCCTCAAATGAGGATGATCTGCACATGATTCTTAGACTTGTCAAGGCCCAGACTCAG GTGGTAGCTGGTGTGAAATACTATCTTACCATTGAGCTTGCTGAGACACACTGTAAGAAACAGCTGACTGGTGTTGATGTGAACCGCACCTTCTGCCCTCAAGATGTAACTGAAGAGACAGAGATCTGTGATCTCCATGTGGTAGATCAACCATGGGTTCCCTCACGTGACCTTGTAGCCTCACA ATGTTATGATAAAGATGACTACCCAACTTCCACCCAAGATGAGTTCATTGTCCCTGTGGCACTGGGAACGGGTCTTGGTGCATCACCCTCTGTAGGCACTACATTCAGGACAAGTCCTCCAACACACAGTGGTCAGAAACCATTAGAAATCAATCCACAAACACTTGAAATCGCCAGATTGGTTGTGGCAGAATACAACAGacgagaagatgatgatgagtattacAAATTTGTCAAGCTCCACGAGGCATCTTCACAG AATGTAGGAGGAACCATGTATCGTGTGGTAGTTGAGTTGGCTGAGACCAATTGCCACAAGCTGGACCCAACTCTAGGCAATGGAGAACACTGTATCATTAATCCCTCAGAAGATCATGAG GTGTGCAAAGCTGAAGTGCTTGTCCAGCCAGGTGCTCCAGCACCTGGGAACCAGAGGCTGGTTTCCTTTACCTGTGATGATTTAGATGACTATTTGAGGGAG ACGCTGATGCCAACCTTGAGTTCAGTTCACCTGATGGATCATCCATTCTTGAACCTCCTACAAGGCAAAACAAACATTCCTGGAGCTCAGCCTTTGGCCCTCAATGACTCAAAGGTGCATGAAgctgctgcttttgttgttgaGCAATATAACCTTCGTGGGGATGAGGATGAACTTTATGTGCTGACTGATATTGTCAGTGCCAACTTGCAG CAGACACAGGGAATCACATACCTTCTAGAAGTTGAATTGGCTGAGACTCACTGCAAGAAGTACTTGCCTATTGCTGACCCAAGTCGCTGTGTGCTTGACCatagtgaagagagggagatatgccAGGCTGAGGTCACAATGCCTTCAGCTCCTGGTCAGGCAAAACAGCTCACAAAACTGTACTGTGATGAGCGAGATGACTACTATCTCAACAAAATCAgag GAAAGATTATCCAGAAGAGTGGTGTTGATCCTTCAACATTTAGAACAG GTGCTCCAGGTGGACAGTGGATTGATATGGATGTGAATGATAAGAGCCTCAAAAAACTGGGAATTAAGATTGCAGATGAATTTGATTTTAGGTCAGACGAGGACAATCTGTTCATTTACCAGAAGGCACTCAAAGCACGCAAGCAG GTGACTTCAGGTGTGAGGTACCATGTGATGGTTGAATTGGTGGAGACAATCTGCCCCAAGTATAAGAGGCGTATCAACAAGGCTCGCTGTGCTCCAGATATTGGTGAAGATCACATG ATCTGCGAAGCCATTGTGATGGTTCAGCCATGGCTTGACAGACAGGATGTTATGAACCTCCATTGTACTGAGAAAGAGCACTACCATGATGGCGACGAGTCCTTTGAGGTCAATTTACCCAGTGTCCACCCAACTGCCCATGCTCGCCCAGTCTTCAGGTCCCAATTCTTGGTGCGAGACAGTATCGAGAGTGAGGAGAGCAATGAG cGTTTCTACGATCCCTCTGGCCGAACTACCTTCGGCAGTGATGAGTCCTTCGAAGATGATTCAGATGAACTGACTCAGCATGGTGGAGCAAAG CGTTTCTACGAGCCCTCTGGACGCACAAACATTCACCGACATGACTCTGATGAAGATGACTCTGACGAGTTACCGAGCTTCAGGGGCAAGAGAAGGGCACTTGGAGGACCAGGTGGACTTTCTCTTGTTGATGTTAATGACAGTGGGGTCCAGGAAAATGCTAAATTTGCAATTTCATCCGTGGATTCTCTTTCCGATGATCCTTTTGCTAGAAATGTTGAAGTATTGGAGGCTCACAAGCAG GTTGTTGCTGGTCTAAACTGGCACCTCAAACTCAGGGTATACTGGACCACATGCAAAAAGGGGGAGCAAGTTAACATAGATGCTTGTGAAAAGGACACAGAGAGACCAAGTACCATCTGCAATGCTGTTGTTTATGAGAAACCTTGGATGAGTTTCAAGAAAGTGTCTGAAATGAAATGCACACCAGAAAATGTGAAACAGTAA
- the LOC125041774 gene encoding uncharacterized protein LOC125041774 has translation MWWRVKFIVVVWGCLAQLSAAQQVSGGVPLPRPDPSSQPNAGVPLSNLPSQQPGVPLTNSPIESGVSLPILTNNAAGQPQDFANPVIVPLDTGVPLPRPGSSPGGQQPVGVPLPPYETVGAVQDTSSFGGVGGIRPVRDPELDPDVQRVVGLAAVRDHLQLKARADTAVKISEIVTAHKQVVSGQLVYLTLRVGETVCPIGTPSPQCLRFRPH, from the exons ATGTGGTGGCGTGTAAAATTTATTGTGGTGGTGTGGGGATGCCTGGCACAACTTAGCGCCGCTCAGCAGGTGAGCGGTGGGGTGCCACTGCCTCGGCCAGACCCTTCGTCACAGCCGAATGCTGGAGTGCCACTCTCTAATTTACCGAGCCAGCAGCCTGGAGTGCCACTAACAAACTCTCCGATTGAGTCAGGCGTGTCACTGCCCATCCTCACGAATAATGCCGCTGGGCAGCCTCAGGACTTTGCCAACCCAGTGATCGTACCTTTGGACACAGGAGTGCCTCTGCCTCGGCCAGGAAGCTCACCTGGAGGACAGCAGCCTGTGGGAGTGCCTCTCCCACCGTACGAGACTGTGGGTGCCGTGCAGGACACCTCCAGCTTCGGGGGCGTCGGAGGCATCCGTCCTGTGCGAGACCCCGAGCTGGACCCCGACGTGCAGCGCGTTGTGGGCCTGGCCGCCGTCAGGGACCACCTCCAGCTCAAGGCCCGCGCTGACACTGCTGTTAAGATCAGCGAAATTGTCACAGCACACAAACAG GTTGTGTCGGGTCAGCTGGTTTACCTCACCCTAAGAGTAGGAGAGACAGTCTGCCCCATTGGAACTCCCAGCCCTCAATGCCTGCGCTTTCGACCCCACTGA